aacggcggcctgggggcgccttttttggcgcccccaggccgtcataaatgggccgtgcggaaacggccttttaaacaacattaatgCAACCTTTCACCAATTGTAAAAGTGGTGGAGATATGTCATGCATCTAAGAGCACAGGGCCAGTCTGTCAATACCCATAAGCTCTGAGAGCTCTTCAATTGCAGAGGCCATATACTTCAGAATATGAGTTACTGGGGGAGTGAACAGCCATGGGAGGATGGCGCTCTCATGCTCTGAGTGGAAGGCCTTCTGGGACCATCTTGCTGGCTACTGCTGGAAACAATATAGACAATAGGGATCCTTGGATTTCTTATATAGTCATTAGAAGTAACTTCTGTGACTGCTGCAAATGTAGAACAAATGGAACAGAGGAAAATTTTGCTTTGGAAGTAAGCATTCCAAAAAACAACACAGGAAGAACCACTGCAAATGCAGAACAAATACAGCAAAGGAGAAGAAAATTTTGCTTTGGAAGTAAGCATTCCAAAGAAtcacataggacagtggtggcgaacctatggcacaggtgcctgaggtggcactcagagccctctctgtgggcacgcgagcacagagttcgtcatgtgggggggaaatcacccccacacacatacacatctaggcgggcctgggccactggacttgatgtgcatgcacctcagtgagcagggaggactcggctgacgggcctggtgcctgtgctccaggtagctgctgcccgggggtgggggtggggggcagagatgcttgagaggtgcagagcagtgcatgtgggacttgctggaggctacggcaggctggcccctgctcaagggggttattcaggttaaattgccgcgttgacactttgcgataaataactgggttttgggttgcaatttgggcactcagtctcaaaaaggttcgaaaaggttcaccatcactgacataggaaGAACCTTCTTGCTAAAGTTGCTTTGGCCAGACACTCACCTTGCCCAGAAAACACTGTGTTGTACTCCCTGGTCAGAGAAGATGTTCCCATTATCTTTCTCTCATGGTGGATGTGTGGACTTAGATGAGTGTAGGCAGAAGCTGCAGTCCGAGTCAAACTTCCACCAGTGAAAGTGAAATCCATCCGGCCATTCATCATGTGGTCTGAAAAAAAGTTCATTTAATTAAGGTTAGCAACATAAGCTATGTCTGTGGGCATTTACCCCATAGGAATTCATCTGAGTTGAGATACTACATTAGAGAGATTTCAAAATGTTCCCGTGCTTGAGCTTTATCTTGTTCGCTATACCTTTTAGAAATTCAGAACTACTGTTGGTCTCAATGGAAGCAGAAAACTATTTATCCTTCTGCACTatatgcaatggtgggattcagcacttTGGCAgcactggttgttaaaatggtgcttgtaaacaaccagttgttaaatcgtTCGAATCCCATCACTGATAAGGTTGTGCCGAGTGTAGCAGGGCCCAGCCATATCAAGGTTTTCTCAAGAACAACATGATCTGATCCgacaaagcaaataaaacaaagagAGATGCTCAAATAAGGTATCATATGTTCATATGTTCTACTGCTGATTTTTTGTGAAAATCCTGGAAAGGAAACACTGTTAATTTACAAATGCAGTTTAAACAATCATTACAGAGGTTAAGACTTGGTCCCATACTTCTAAAGCTGGAGGAGACATTGCCATATCAGTGGATTAAGCACATTATGACACTTCTTAGACAAATCTATGTAAAAAGTGTACAATAGCTAGCAGGTATAACAAGTAATGAAGCTTCCATATGCACAGGAGGTAAATCTCTGAGAACAAGATGTTACGGGGAAAATGGGGATGGCCATCACTTTTACATATGCTGCCGGTGAACTTCACAATGGTGCTTTTCTGTTTGCTACTGGAAGCAGAAACCAGGACTAGATTAATCTTGGTCTGATTCATCAAGGTAGTCTTACATTTTTAGAACTCTGATGACATTTCAGACGGATCCCTTAACAAGGAACCATAAATTATCACTTATTTCTTCTACCTAATTTGCTTCCTGTCCAAAATACCCTAGAAAATATTCATAGTCTCAGCAATcccattttaaaaacctccattcCCATTTCAGGaagttaaaaacttttttaaaatcctaaaaaCTTTAATTTCGAATATCCAACTCACAGGACAGGTAAATTTGCTCTCTACCACTGCTGATGTTGATTTCCAATATCTTTCACTGGATGGCTATAGAGAATGCTCAtttcatttgcttttaaaatgttatttgctTTTTCTGTGCTCTAAAACAGCCCATGTTGTTTGCAGATACAGCCTTTTAGCAGATTCCTGTTCAGGCCTGAAGTGAGTGATTACTTGGTGCTTCGTTAAGTATACAAAAACAGATCACAATGACATATTGCAAGTAGACTCTACTACAGATACCAAATATCATGTGCCAACATCAGTGTACGCCTATGGGAACGGAGAGGGTAAAACCTGATTGCAggtccttggaggaggaggaggaggacgagaggCATGACAGTTACTGGGGAGGCAGTCGTCTGTCACCTGGTTGGGGCCGGGGAGTCCCACTTCTTGGCAGACTGCCGCTGGTTGCGTCACTGTCCACTAGCTCAGAGCGGGTGCTCCCCTCATGAAGGAGACCCTCTGTATCCGAGGAAAAGCAGCTGCTGTCCGAGTGACGAGGAATCAATTCTGCTGGGAGCCTCCAGGCGACGTGACGAAGGTccagctcctcccccagcagcTGGACATGTTTCCATCGACAGCCTTTTGGAACAAGTGAAGCACTAACGTTGGCACAGTGTGAAATGAGGTGAGGGTATGAGAAGGGGCTCAAAGTAGGCAATCCGCCACCTTCAAGCTGACTGCAGGCCTTTAGACTCAGACACCTTCTGACATGCTTCAGGCCACAGAAATCAGCCACAGTAATCACGTCCATGGGAGTGGCCTGATCCTGACCAATtcaacaaagcaaagcaaacatcACTCTAAGGGCAGCATCATGTACCAAGTGTTGAGTCCTCTTTTTA
This genomic stretch from Sphaerodactylus townsendi isolate TG3544 unplaced genomic scaffold, MPM_Stown_v2.3 scaffold_775, whole genome shotgun sequence harbors:
- the LOC125425559 gene encoding integrin beta-4-like, which encodes PIGQVKKVLVEDPKKRMVLVENLRESQPYRYTVRAKNGAGWGPEREATINLATQPKRPMSIPIIPDVPIIDAEGGEDYDSYLMYSTDVLRSPAGSKHPSVSDDSGCRWKHVQLLGEELDLRHVAWRLPAELIPRHSDSSCFSSDTEGLLHEGSTRSELVDSDATSGSLPRSGTPRPQPDHMMNGRMDFTFTGGSLTRTAASAYTHLSPHIHHERKIMGTSSLTREYNTVFSGQ